A stretch of the Oncorhynchus clarkii lewisi isolate Uvic-CL-2024 chromosome 9, UVic_Ocla_1.0, whole genome shotgun sequence genome encodes the following:
- the LOC139416762 gene encoding uncharacterized protein, which yields MLQRRPGLAPLQRRPCLDGLAPLKGFQEPVLRIFKAIEGQSIPDRAQLKSVILDHLGSKLVRKQLAESIRDEVKLTISGSTPAAQRALSARIAYDVLKCVSRAANPSNEPACRLRGGNAIKPNAQADDPEPEEWMANGEDINTYVTTLITDVLEEVQEQVIVMIREDSPTQFRVVSAKASQTAIDVVSNVLEDIRHLLNEENIEKLALDCDAEEGTSGISNSQPPALKKADPENRPDSCSKLEGVACDLISTAYDSLLFELAFPELQVERDEQPSNSRAIRSDIQISFEEKAPSLTLEILPSEPVNSSLSNSPSYGMMFSSDTSEVAENNSTTSSSVASAAASTSPQETDTTTTVECKEERVENGNTSETDNALSVPSVNTEEVVSKPTLLHKVKKENAATRSASLPNLYGLVVDAVMDHFSTEPFKDSLAQSVKNEVRRTLSMPDCGLLNTQIDNYFERKMLEDMLKEVSRQCGGTSSSTMAEEATDEEEIYRLESAAAQLIQKVFQEVKTHFVFKIKKGSPKRCLSPKVSRTAINAVSSLLGDMETTVMASVPCSCTTSRADMEGMLSEATGEHPAKSMASAKVELIADDLVEDAIDMCSEMILDDQPLALLHGDPEEGPSHVVVPGPIQSSLSGCDECHTKSQVPAVKIEDHEVKPILIQDTALISPGEKNTDEKRVIRVSYVFDSSPRRKAHKATRSTSFPNLYVTLVDGVLDQISTEPFKEILAQSVRNEVRRSVSLPQFGSVNLKSEDCSEKEMIEDMLKSVSRKLSKDQACQLTGNASETMNANVDAISLTPKLQSTAKDLIIKVLEQVKTIIINMIRQDSPNRAISSKASQTAINAVSDILGAMGTSLMASNTPFVPDVAGLQPDLDDVASYSTEAFEAYPGIWMSSQKIKYIASGLMDTVCDDLLDEDGFLRRSAGAISSQEDLDLQKVITSKPASPVNCMPVKRCLSMSYLDALKNPEDIENATHLSRSLDSLSVIGVPTSTSKEVSYGTELKLTQLQKDVFASSSLYAMSNCWSSLEFTSTGSDIPIDEEAQRISSTDEEDSLSKSLLTSSKSVFNVSGLVPTPPEGKPKVRLPWRPVLRRRKVPEQPPNKMHIYTVHRDAFHFPTETMQSTSPSSPEGDFSTPESERPRAVDSSDKESIFNIDSSKRLVAEIMLSVREDVVEAKQSELAANLAVLSSDNEMLNTLAQSGTPRTDS from the exons ATGCTACAGAGGAGACCAGGCCTTGCACCACTCCAGAGGAGACCATGCCTGGATGGTCTGGCACCGCTGAAGGGTTTCCaagaacctgttttgaggatcTTCAAAGCCATCGAGGGACAAAGCATCCCAGACAGAGCTCAGCTGAAATCTGTCATTCTCGACCACTTAGGCTCCAAGCTTGTCAGGAAGCAGCTGGCGGAGTCAATCAGGGATGAGGTCAAACTGACGATTTCAGGGTCTACACCAGCGGCACAAAGGGCTCTGAGTGCCAGAATCGCTTACGATGTGTTGAAGTGCGTCTCTCGAGCGGCCAATCCTAGCAATGAACCTGCCTGCAGACTCCGTGGGGGAAACGCAATCAAACCCAATGCTCAAGCAGATGATCCAGAACCAGAGGAGTGGATGGCCAACGGAGAAGACATAAATACCTATGTGACAACGTTGATCACTGACGTTCTGGAGGAAGTCCAGGAGCAGGTTATCGTAATGATCCGAGAAGACTCCCCTACCCAATTCAGAGTTGTCTCTGCAAAGGCCAGCCAAACAGCCATTGATGTGGTAAGCAATGTTTTGGAAGACATTAGACACTTATTAAATGAGGAAAACATTGAAAAGCTTGCACTAGACTGTGATGCTGAAGAAGGCACCTCAGGCATATCAAACAGTCAGCCACCTGCATTAAAAAAGGCAGACCCCGAGAACCGCCCAGATTCCTGTTCAAAACTAGAAGGTGTCGCCTGTGACCTTATTAGCACTGCATATGACAGCCTCCTATTTGAGCTGGCTTTTCCTGAGCTTCAGGTTGAAAGAGATGAACAACCAAGCAACTCAAGGGCTATCAGAAGTGACATACAAATCTCTTTTGAAGAAAAAGCTCCTTCCCTGACTCTGGAAATACTTCCCTCAGAGCCAGTGAACTCATCTTTATCCAACTCTCCCAGTTATGgaatgatgttttcatctgacacTTCAGAGGTTGCAGAAAACAACAGTACGACAAGCAGCTCAGTGGCCTCCGCAGCTGCATCAACCTCGCCCCAGGAGACGGATACCACAACCACTGTAGAATGCAAAGAAGAAAGAGTAGAGAATGGTAACACCAGTGAAACAGACAACGCCCTTTCTGTCCCCTCAGTCAATACTGAAGAAGTTGTTTCAAAGCCTACTCTCTTGCACAAGGTGAAGAAAGAAAATGCAGCCACCAGAAGCGCTTCTCTTCccaacctgtatggacttgttgTGGATGCAGTTATGGACCACTTCAGCACAGAACCCTTCAAAGACAGTCTGGCCCAATCAGTGAAGAATGAGGTGAGACGCACCCTTTCTATGCCTGACTGTGGATTGTTGAACACTCAAATTGATAATTACTTTGAGAGGAAAATGCTAGAGGATATGCTGAAGGAAGTATCCCGACAGTGCGGAGGAACAAGCTCTAGCACCATGGCGGAAGAGGCTACAGATGAAGAAGAGATCTACAGACTAGAATCTGCTGCAGCACAACTGATACAGAAAGTTTTCCAGGAGGTCAAGACACATTTTGTGTTCAAGATCAAGAAGGGTTCTCCCAAGAGATGTCTATCCCCAAAA GTAAGCCGAACAGCCATCAATGCTGTGAGCAGTCTTCTGGGTGACATGGAGACAACTGTGATGGCCAGTGTTCCATGTTCTTGTACTACCTCCAGagcagatatggaaggaatgctCTCTGAGGCAACAGGCGAGCACCCAGCGAAATCAATGGCCTCTGCAAAAGTTGAGTTGATCGCTGATGATTTAGTGGAAGATGCCATCGATATGTGCAGTGAAATGATTTTAGACGACCAGCCACTAGCTCTACTACATGGCGATCCTGAAGAAGGTCCATCACATGTTGTTGTTCCTGGACCAATTCAGAGCAGCCTGTCTGGATGTGATGAATGCCACACAAAATCACAGGTCCCTGCAGTAAAGATTGAAGACCATGAGGTAAAGCCAATTTTGATTCAAGACACAGCGCTCATATCTCCAGGCGAGAAGAATACGGATGAAAAAAGAGTCATTAGAGTAAGTTATGTCTTTGACTCATCCCCTAGAAGGAAAGCTCACAAGGCCACCAGAAGCACCTCTTTCCCTAACCTCTATGTCACCCTTGTGGATGGAGTTCTGGACCAAATTAGCACAGAACCTTTCAAAGAAATACTGGCCCAATCTGTGAGGAATGAGGTAAGACGTTCTGTCTCTTTGCCTCAATTTGGATCGGTGAACCTCAAAAGTGAGGACTGCTCAGAGAAAGAAATGATTGAGGATATGTTGAAAAGTGTATCCAGAAAACTCAGTAAAGACCAGGCCTGTCAGCTGACCGGGAATGCCAGTGAGACCATGAATGCCAATGTAGATGCCATTTCACTTACCCCCAAACTACAGTCTACTGCCAAAGACCTAATCATCAAAGTTCTGGAGCAGGTCAAGACTATAATAATCAATATGATTAGACAAGATTCTCCCAACAGGGCGATTTCCTCCAAGGCAAGCCAGACTGCCATCAATGCTGTCAGTGACATTTTGGGTGCTATGGGAACCTCTCTCATGGCAAGCAACACACCATTTGTTCCTGATGTGGCTGGACTCCAGCCTGACCTAGATGATGTAGCATCTTACTCAACGGAAGCTTTTGAGGCATATCCAGGGATCTGGATGTCATCCCAGAAGATAAAATATATTGCCTCAGGCCTCATGGACACTGTCTGTGATGACCTACTGGATGAGGATGGTTTCCTCAGACGGAGCGCTGGTGCAATATCCTCACAGGAAGACCTTGATCTTCAGAAGGTAATTACTTCAAAACCAGCATCCCCAGTCAATTGCATGCCTGTCAAAAGATGCCTGTCAATGTCCTACCTTGATGCTTTGAAGAATCCTGAAGACATTGAAAATGCTACTCACCTCAGTAGAAGCCTTGACTCTCTCTCCGTAATTGGTGTGCCTACTTCAACCTCAAAGGAAGTTTCATACGGCACAGAATTGAAACTGACACAGTTGCAAAAAGATGTCTTTGCATCATCCTCACTTTATGCCATGAGCAACTGTTGGAGCTCATTGGAGTTTACCTCCACTGGATCTGATATCCCTATCGACGAAGAGGCCCAAAGGATTTCCTCCACAGACGAAGAAGACAGTCTGTCCAAATCCCTCCTGACCTCTTCCAAATCAGTCTTCAACGTCTCTGGCCTCGTCCCTACTCCTCCAGAGGGAAAGCCAAAGGTGAGGCTGCCATGGCGCCCAGTGCTTCGCCGTAGAAAGGTTCCAGAGCAGCCCCCCAACAAGATGCACATTTACACAGTTCACAGGGATGCTTTTCATTTCCCAACTGAGACAATGCAATCGACCAGTCCATCATCACCCGAGGGAGACTTCTCAACTCCAGAGTCGGAGAGGCCAAG AGCGGTGGACAGCTCAGACAAGGAGTCTATCTTTAATATAGACTCCTCCAAAAGACTCGTCGCAGAGATAATGCTGTCTGTTCGGGAGGACGTTGTTGAGGCAAAGCAGAGCGAATTGGCCGCAAATCTGGCTGTGCTGTCATCTGACAATGAGATGCTCAACACTTTGGCTCAGAGTGGGACACCCCGCACCGATTCCTGA
- the LOC139416807 gene encoding SAP domain-containing ribonucleoprotein-like — MAEVVELQKLKLAELKHECETRGLDVKGNKVELITRLQAYLEEHEDDMGLNEDDVLGEEPEDLTKEDAITEDNDKKPIVSEETAEKKVVKITPPASVDERVQKRAERFNVPASADGKKAIRAARFGLPAAAPPTSTPGVTVNKSTAVSVEQLKKRAERFGGNVSSVSKKVEEDEKLKKRKERFGILAAVTPDVEAKKRKRSERFGNVTV; from the exons ATGGCTGAAGTTGTGGAGCTCCAGAAACTAAAG CTTGCTGAACTGAAGCATGAGTGTGAGACCAGGGGTCTGGATGTGAAGGGCAACAAAGTGGAACTGATCACACGACTACAGGCTTATCTGGAGGAACATG AGGATGACATGGGCCTAAATGAAGATGATGTTCTGGGAGAAGAGCCAGAG GACCTCACGAAAGAGGATGCCATCACTGAGGATAATGACAAGAAACCCATAGTGTCTGAGGA GACGGCTGAAAAGAAAGTGGTAAAAATCACACCCCCAGCGTCTGTGGATGAG AGGGTACAGAAAAGAGCAGAACGCTTCAATGTCCCTGCGTCAGCTGATGGCAAGAAGGCCATACGCGCTGCCCG GTTTGGTTTGCCCGCTGCTGCACCTCCAACTTCCACCCCAG GTGTTACTGTGAATAAATCCACT GCGGTCAGTGTTGAACAGCTAAAAAAGCGAGCAGAGCGATTTGGCGGGAACGTTTCTTCAGTTTCCAAGAAG GTTGAGGAAGATGAAAAGCTGAAGAAGCGGAAAGAAAGATTTGGGATACTCGCTGCTGTTACACCTGACGTTGAG GCAAAGAAACGGAAGCGTTCTGAAAGATTTGGAAATGTGACTGTGTAA
- the LOC139416770 gene encoding cyclin-T1-like isoform X2, translating into MAASFPSPSGTNNKWYFTREQIENSPSRRVGLDPDKELSYRQQAANLLQDMGQRLNVSQLTINTAIVYMHRFYMIQSFTRFHRNVIAPATLFLAAKVEEQPRKLEHVIKVTHACLNPQDPSPDVRSDAYLQQAQDLVILESIILQTLAFEITIDHPHTHVVKCTQLVRASKDLAQTSYFMATNSLHLTTFCLQYSPPIVACVCIHLACKWSNWEIPVSTDGKHWWEYVDNTVTLELLDELTHDFLQILEKTPSRLKRIRNWKAAGQTVKGGKSKVPEDGDQTDCMMSMISMSSSETTLASLSNPSSSSMAPILLELKSTLGSGSDQPNHVELHAPAKVSLSEYRAKHADVLAAQKRKLENMEASVKREYASAAQALIGQHQRKEKYHRDQLQSSSHHSSLASSDLSSPSPIILKIPLEKERGERSSLKMRLPLGTGGGGGHSGGGNRGAGGEQDIKVRIRVPEKVRSAGSGEEGGKSREGKHRDRSHHHHHHHHHHSSSSLSGASVSSSSSHKHSASAAGAVGGSGSKKTPSDSSRMSSSSASRKRTHSTESQGSHPSKVSKSSRNSAYQLPALLAASSAHSLGAQTAEILPSLGLPSLHQGNFSHSKGDKTDTNGHNAGGGSQSNEYQDTFEMLNSLLSAQGVQPAQPPMFDYRSQYGEYRYSGGSRGGSRPPPLPAEPPPPLPPLPK; encoded by the exons ATGGCGGCTTCGTTCCCTTCTCCTTCTGGAACAAACAACAAATGGTACTTCACCCGAGAACAGATCGAGAATAGCCCATCTCGTCGTGTGGGACTTGATCCAGACAAGGAATTATCATACAGACAGCAAGCCGCGAACCTTCTACAGGACATGGGACAGCGACTCAATGT GTCCCAGCTAACAATTAATACTGCTATTGTGTATATGCACCGATTCTACATGATCCAGTCCTTCACCAGGTTCCACAGAAAT GTCATAGCTCCAGCGACACTGTTCCTGGCTGCAAAGGTTGAGGAACAGCCCCGCAAGTTGGAGCATGTTATCAAGGTGACCCATGCATGCCTCAACCCTCAGGACCCTTCACCAGACGTCCGCAGTGAT GCTTACCTGCAACAAGCCCAAGACCTGGTCATTCTTGAGAGCATTATACTCCAGACCCTGG CTTTTGAAATCACCATTGACCACCCACATACTCATGTTGTCAAGTGCACCCAGCTGGTCAGAG CGAGTAAGGATTTGGCCCAGACCTCatacttcatggctaccaacag CCTACACCTGACCACATTCTGCCTGCAGTACAGCCCACCCATAGTGGCCTGTGTCTGCATCCACCTGGCTTGCAAGTGGTCCAACTGGGAGATCCCTGTCTCCACAGACGGCAAGCACTGGTGGGAGTATGTGGACAATACTGTCACCCTTGAGCTGCTGGATG AACTCACTCACGACTTCCTACAGATCTTGGAGAAGACACCAAGCCGATTAAAACGCATTCGCAACTGGAAA GCGGCAGGTCAGACAGTGAAGGGAGGGAAGTCTAAGGTGCCAGAGGACGGGGACCAGACAGATTGTATGATGAGCATGATCTCCATGTCGTCCTCTGAGACCACGCTGGCCAGCCTCTCCAACCCTTCCTCTTCATCCATGGCTCCCATACTACTGGAGCTCAAGTCGACCCTGGGCAGTGGCTCCGACCAGCCCAACCACGTCGAGCTGCACGCCCCAGCCAAGGTGTCACTGAGTGAGTACCGGGCCAAGCACGCTGATGTCCTGGCTGCTCAGAAGAGGAAGCTTGAGAACATGGAGGCCAGCGTGAAGAGGGAGTATGCCTCGGCAGCCCAAGCTCTGATAGGCCAACATCAGAGGAAGGAGAAGTACCACCGTGATCAGCTGCAGTCCAGCTCCCACCATTCCAGCTTAGCCTCCTCTGACCTCAGCAGCCCCTCGCCCATCATCCTCAAGATCCCCCTGGAAAAGGAGAGGGGCGAGCGCAGCTCCCTGAAGATGCGCCTCCCTCTGGggactgggggaggaggggggcacAGTGGAGGAGGGAACAGAGGAGCCGGAGGAGAACAGGACATCAAAGTGAGAATCCGGGTGCCTGAGAAAGTACGCAGTGCAGGCTcgggagaggaggggggcaaGAGTAGGGAGGGCAAGCATCGAGATcgctcccaccaccaccatcaccaccaccaccatcattcatCGTCGTCTTTGAGCGGTGCTTCCGTCTCTTCGTCCTCGTCACATAAACACTCAGCCAGTGCTGCTGGAGCTGTAGGAGGAAGTGGTAGCAAAAAGACCCCCAGTGACTCATCTAGAATGAGCTCCTCCTCTGCTTCTCGAAAGAGGACACACTCCACTGAGTCCCAGGGATCCCACCCGTCCAAAGTCTCTAAGTCCTCCAGGAACTCAGCCTACCAGCTACCTGCTCTGTTAGCTGCCTCCAGTGCACACTCCCTGGGGGCGCAAACTGCTGAGATCCTCCCATCCCTgggtctcccctccctccaccagGGAAACTTCTCTCACTCCAAAGGGGACAAGACTGACACTAACGGACACAATGCAGGCGGGGGAAGCCAGTCAAATGAGTACCAGGACACATTTGAGATGCTGAACTCTTTACTGAGTGCTCAGGGGGTCCAACCAGCTCAGCCTCCCATGTTTGACTACCGGTCTCAGTACGGGGAGTACAGATACAGTGGAGGGTCGAGGGGGGGCTCTCGACCGCCACCCCTGCCTGCTGAACCTCCACCCCCGCTACCCCCTTTACCCAAATGA
- the LOC139416770 gene encoding cyclin-T1-like isoform X1 — protein sequence MAASFPSPSGTNNKWYFTREQIENSPSRRVGLDPDKELSYRQQAANLLQDMGQRLNVSQLTINTAIVYMHRFYMIQSFTRFHRNVIAPATLFLAAKVEEQPRKLEHVIKVTHACLNPQDPSPDVRSDAYLQQAQDLVILESIILQTLAFEITIDHPHTHVVKCTQLVRVVPASKDLAQTSYFMATNSLHLTTFCLQYSPPIVACVCIHLACKWSNWEIPVSTDGKHWWEYVDNTVTLELLDELTHDFLQILEKTPSRLKRIRNWKAAGQTVKGGKSKVPEDGDQTDCMMSMISMSSSETTLASLSNPSSSSMAPILLELKSTLGSGSDQPNHVELHAPAKVSLSEYRAKHADVLAAQKRKLENMEASVKREYASAAQALIGQHQRKEKYHRDQLQSSSHHSSLASSDLSSPSPIILKIPLEKERGERSSLKMRLPLGTGGGGGHSGGGNRGAGGEQDIKVRIRVPEKVRSAGSGEEGGKSREGKHRDRSHHHHHHHHHHSSSSLSGASVSSSSSHKHSASAAGAVGGSGSKKTPSDSSRMSSSSASRKRTHSTESQGSHPSKVSKSSRNSAYQLPALLAASSAHSLGAQTAEILPSLGLPSLHQGNFSHSKGDKTDTNGHNAGGGSQSNEYQDTFEMLNSLLSAQGVQPAQPPMFDYRSQYGEYRYSGGSRGGSRPPPLPAEPPPPLPPLPK from the exons ATGGCGGCTTCGTTCCCTTCTCCTTCTGGAACAAACAACAAATGGTACTTCACCCGAGAACAGATCGAGAATAGCCCATCTCGTCGTGTGGGACTTGATCCAGACAAGGAATTATCATACAGACAGCAAGCCGCGAACCTTCTACAGGACATGGGACAGCGACTCAATGT GTCCCAGCTAACAATTAATACTGCTATTGTGTATATGCACCGATTCTACATGATCCAGTCCTTCACCAGGTTCCACAGAAAT GTCATAGCTCCAGCGACACTGTTCCTGGCTGCAAAGGTTGAGGAACAGCCCCGCAAGTTGGAGCATGTTATCAAGGTGACCCATGCATGCCTCAACCCTCAGGACCCTTCACCAGACGTCCGCAGTGAT GCTTACCTGCAACAAGCCCAAGACCTGGTCATTCTTGAGAGCATTATACTCCAGACCCTGG CTTTTGAAATCACCATTGACCACCCACATACTCATGTTGTCAAGTGCACCCAGCTGGTCAGA GTTGTCCCAGCGAGTAAGGATTTGGCCCAGACCTCatacttcatggctaccaacag CCTACACCTGACCACATTCTGCCTGCAGTACAGCCCACCCATAGTGGCCTGTGTCTGCATCCACCTGGCTTGCAAGTGGTCCAACTGGGAGATCCCTGTCTCCACAGACGGCAAGCACTGGTGGGAGTATGTGGACAATACTGTCACCCTTGAGCTGCTGGATG AACTCACTCACGACTTCCTACAGATCTTGGAGAAGACACCAAGCCGATTAAAACGCATTCGCAACTGGAAA GCGGCAGGTCAGACAGTGAAGGGAGGGAAGTCTAAGGTGCCAGAGGACGGGGACCAGACAGATTGTATGATGAGCATGATCTCCATGTCGTCCTCTGAGACCACGCTGGCCAGCCTCTCCAACCCTTCCTCTTCATCCATGGCTCCCATACTACTGGAGCTCAAGTCGACCCTGGGCAGTGGCTCCGACCAGCCCAACCACGTCGAGCTGCACGCCCCAGCCAAGGTGTCACTGAGTGAGTACCGGGCCAAGCACGCTGATGTCCTGGCTGCTCAGAAGAGGAAGCTTGAGAACATGGAGGCCAGCGTGAAGAGGGAGTATGCCTCGGCAGCCCAAGCTCTGATAGGCCAACATCAGAGGAAGGAGAAGTACCACCGTGATCAGCTGCAGTCCAGCTCCCACCATTCCAGCTTAGCCTCCTCTGACCTCAGCAGCCCCTCGCCCATCATCCTCAAGATCCCCCTGGAAAAGGAGAGGGGCGAGCGCAGCTCCCTGAAGATGCGCCTCCCTCTGGggactgggggaggaggggggcacAGTGGAGGAGGGAACAGAGGAGCCGGAGGAGAACAGGACATCAAAGTGAGAATCCGGGTGCCTGAGAAAGTACGCAGTGCAGGCTcgggagaggaggggggcaaGAGTAGGGAGGGCAAGCATCGAGATcgctcccaccaccaccatcaccaccaccaccatcattcatCGTCGTCTTTGAGCGGTGCTTCCGTCTCTTCGTCCTCGTCACATAAACACTCAGCCAGTGCTGCTGGAGCTGTAGGAGGAAGTGGTAGCAAAAAGACCCCCAGTGACTCATCTAGAATGAGCTCCTCCTCTGCTTCTCGAAAGAGGACACACTCCACTGAGTCCCAGGGATCCCACCCGTCCAAAGTCTCTAAGTCCTCCAGGAACTCAGCCTACCAGCTACCTGCTCTGTTAGCTGCCTCCAGTGCACACTCCCTGGGGGCGCAAACTGCTGAGATCCTCCCATCCCTgggtctcccctccctccaccagGGAAACTTCTCTCACTCCAAAGGGGACAAGACTGACACTAACGGACACAATGCAGGCGGGGGAAGCCAGTCAAATGAGTACCAGGACACATTTGAGATGCTGAACTCTTTACTGAGTGCTCAGGGGGTCCAACCAGCTCAGCCTCCCATGTTTGACTACCGGTCTCAGTACGGGGAGTACAGATACAGTGGAGGGTCGAGGGGGGGCTCTCGACCGCCACCCCTGCCTGCTGAACCTCCACCCCCGCTACCCCCTTTACCCAAATGA